A DNA window from Mycolicibacter hiberniae contains the following coding sequences:
- a CDS encoding GlsB/YeaQ/YmgE family stress response membrane protein: protein MAGSYLAAALAPPTSVSWLAYVLIGGIAGWLANRIMKRGESGILLNIAIGVIGGFIGGMLLGWFGVDVEDGRRWFTFFVSLGGAIVLLWLVGLIRRR from the coding sequence ATGGCCGGAAGCTACCTCGCTGCTGCGCTGGCCCCGCCGACGTCGGTCAGCTGGCTGGCCTACGTTCTGATCGGCGGCATCGCCGGCTGGCTGGCGAACCGCATCATGAAGCGCGGCGAATCGGGCATCCTGCTCAACATCGCCATCGGAGTGATCGGCGGTTTCATCGGCGGGATGCTGCTCGGCTGGTTCGGTGTCGACGTCGAGGACGGCCGCCGGTGGTTCACCTTCTTCGTCTCCCTCGGCGGGGCCATTGTCTTGTTGTGGCTGGTCGGACTGATCCGCCGCAGGTAG
- a CDS encoding zinc-binding alcohol dehydrogenase family protein, whose translation MASRVAGEMLGWRVQRPGPIDSKPLERVSTAVPRPQPSELLLAVHACGVCRTDLHVAEGDLPVHRRGVIPGHEVVGEVVEVGADAGTDFAVGDRVGIAWLRHTCGSCRFCRRGDENLCPRSRYTGWDDDGGYAEFATVPAAFAHHLPAGYRDTELAPLLCAGIIGYRSLQRADLPPGGRLGIYGFGGSAHITAQVALARGAEVHVMTRGARARELALELGVASVQGAADPPPVPLDSAILFAPVGELVLPACEALDAGGTCAIAGIHLSDIPPLNYQRHLFRERQIRSVTSNTRADARAFLDFAAEHHIEVTTPIYALDAADRALEDLGAGRIAGAAVLVV comes from the coding sequence ATGGCGTCGAGGGTGGCCGGGGAGATGCTGGGCTGGCGCGTGCAGCGGCCCGGCCCGATAGACAGCAAGCCACTGGAGCGGGTCAGCACCGCGGTGCCGCGACCGCAGCCCTCGGAGCTGTTGCTGGCCGTCCACGCCTGCGGCGTGTGCCGCACCGACCTGCATGTCGCCGAAGGCGACCTTCCCGTGCACCGTCGCGGGGTGATCCCGGGCCATGAGGTGGTCGGCGAGGTCGTCGAGGTGGGGGCCGACGCCGGGACCGACTTCGCGGTGGGCGACCGGGTCGGAATCGCCTGGTTGCGGCATACCTGCGGCTCCTGCCGTTTCTGCCGCCGAGGCGATGAGAACCTGTGCCCGCGCTCCCGCTACACCGGCTGGGACGACGACGGAGGATATGCCGAATTCGCGACTGTACCAGCGGCTTTCGCGCATCACCTGCCCGCCGGATACCGCGACACCGAGTTGGCGCCGCTGCTGTGCGCGGGGATCATCGGGTATCGCTCGTTGCAGCGCGCGGACCTGCCGCCCGGCGGTCGGCTGGGCATCTACGGGTTCGGCGGCAGCGCGCACATCACCGCCCAGGTCGCGCTCGCCCGCGGCGCCGAGGTGCATGTGATGACGCGTGGCGCGCGGGCGCGGGAACTGGCGCTCGAGCTCGGCGTCGCCTCGGTGCAGGGCGCCGCCGACCCGCCCCCGGTGCCGCTGGACTCGGCGATCCTGTTCGCCCCGGTCGGGGAGCTGGTGTTGCCGGCCTGCGAGGCTCTGGATGCCGGCGGCACCTGCGCGATCGCCGGAATCCACCTCAGCGACATTCCGCCGCTGAACTACCAGCGCCATCTGTTTCGGGAGCGTCAGATCCGCTCGGTCACGTCCAACACCCGCGCGGACGCCCGCGCCTTTCTGGACTTCGCCGCGGAGCACCATATCGAAGTCACCACGCCGATATACGCGCTGGACGCCGCCGACCGGGCGTTGGAGGACCTGGGCGCGGGCCGGATCGCGGGGGCAGCGGTATTGGTGGTGTAG
- a CDS encoding CPBP family intramembrane glutamic endopeptidase, with amino-acid sequence MSAHEFAAPGGWHPLVGDLSALNRFRAFVDVAVVVVVLALANVVAHFTTPWAAVATVPATAVGLIALVRYSGLTWTELGLGRAHWRSGLGYALAAVLVVVSVIAVGVLLPVTRPMFLNNHYATLSGALVASMVVIPLQTVIPEELAFRGALHGALHRAWGFRGVAAAGSLLFGLWHVATSLGLTSNNVGLTRIFGGGFLGMLAGVTLAVLATAVAGFVFSWLRRRSGSLIAPIALHWSLNGVGALAAALVWQVSS; translated from the coding sequence ATGTCTGCTCACGAATTCGCGGCGCCGGGGGGATGGCACCCCCTGGTGGGGGATTTGTCGGCGCTGAACCGGTTTCGTGCGTTCGTCGACGTCGCCGTTGTGGTGGTGGTGCTGGCCCTGGCCAATGTGGTCGCGCACTTCACCACCCCCTGGGCAGCGGTCGCGACCGTCCCGGCGACCGCCGTCGGCCTGATCGCGCTGGTCCGCTACAGCGGCCTGACCTGGACCGAACTCGGCCTGGGGCGCGCGCACTGGCGATCGGGGCTCGGCTACGCGCTGGCCGCCGTGCTGGTGGTGGTATCGGTGATCGCGGTCGGGGTGCTGCTGCCGGTGACCCGGCCGATGTTCTTGAACAACCACTACGCCACGCTGTCGGGCGCGCTGGTGGCATCGATGGTGGTCATTCCGTTGCAGACCGTCATTCCCGAGGAGTTGGCGTTCCGCGGCGCACTGCACGGCGCGCTGCACCGGGCCTGGGGTTTTCGCGGGGTGGCGGCGGCCGGTTCGCTGTTGTTCGGGCTGTGGCATGTGGCCACATCGCTCGGGCTGACCAGTAACAACGTGGGCCTCACCCGCATCTTCGGGGGCGGTTTCCTCGGAATGCTCGCCGGAGTGACGCTGGCGGTGCTGGCCACCGCGGTCGCAGGATTCGTGTTCAGCTGGCTGCGGCGGCGCAGCGGCAGCCTGATCGCACCGATCGCGCTGCACTGGTCGCTCAACGGGGTCGGCGCGCTTGCCGCCGCCCTTGTCTGGCAGGTGTCGTCCTAG
- a CDS encoding MmpS family transport accessory protein encodes MTAHPAPVRMLRKATSLLFGALVASAAIAGAGAAGATPDHTRVPVRYDLTGTGVAGYITYQGQSGQAHTTNAALPWSIQLTGSMTNATSPSSYSLSAHSAGPGSLTCTISVNGKVVSQNSASGAPARVLCETHGPK; translated from the coding sequence ATGACCGCTCACCCCGCACCCGTCCGGATGCTCCGCAAGGCGACGTCGTTGCTGTTCGGCGCCCTCGTCGCGTCGGCCGCCATCGCCGGTGCGGGGGCGGCGGGCGCCACGCCGGACCACACCCGGGTGCCGGTCCGCTACGACCTCACCGGCACAGGTGTCGCCGGCTACATCACCTACCAGGGCCAAAGCGGTCAGGCCCACACCACCAACGCCGCGCTGCCGTGGTCGATCCAGCTGACCGGATCGATGACCAATGCGACCAGCCCCTCGTCCTACTCACTGAGCGCCCACAGCGCCGGACCCGGCTCGCTGACCTGCACGATCAGCGTCAACGGCAAGGTCGTCAGCCAGAACAGCGCCAGCGGGGCTCCGGCGCGGGTGCTGTGCGAGACCCACGGCCCCAAGTAG